The Shewanella japonica genome has a window encoding:
- a CDS encoding cytochrome b has product MLVNTRDGYGLFTILLHWVSALTILGLFGLGFWMVDLSYYSSWYQTAPNIHKSVGVLLLGLTLIRILWRFISVTTQANSSHKHWEKQAAKWTHRAFYLLMLLIMISGILISTADGRGVMVFDWFELPGLGSFITNQEDIAGVIHQYLAYGLIALVVIHAAGAIKHQLIDKDSTLTRMIKPVKPK; this is encoded by the coding sequence ATGTTGGTCAATACACGAGATGGATATGGCTTATTCACAATATTACTTCACTGGGTTAGCGCATTAACCATTTTAGGTTTATTTGGTTTAGGTTTTTGGATGGTGGATTTATCGTATTACAGCAGCTGGTATCAAACTGCGCCTAATATCCATAAAAGTGTCGGAGTACTGCTACTTGGTTTAACACTTATACGCATCCTATGGCGTTTTATCTCTGTCACAACACAGGCTAACTCATCACACAAACATTGGGAAAAACAGGCCGCCAAATGGACTCATAGGGCATTTTATCTATTGATGCTACTGATAATGATAAGTGGCATTTTGATTTCCACAGCCGACGGCAGGGGAGTAATGGTATTTGATTGGTTTGAATTACCTGGTTTGGGTAGCTTTATCACTAATCAAGAAGACATTGCAGGTGTTATTCACCAATATCTTGCATACGGGTTAATTGCTTTGGTTGTGATTCATGCCGCTGGAGCGATTAAACATCAACTTATTGATAAAGATAGCACCCTGACAAGAATGATAAAACCCGTAAAACCGAAGTAG
- a CDS encoding YceI family protein, whose translation MKKQLISTVFGAILLVPAMANAADYKIDTQGAHASIQFKVNHLGYSFVTGRFNDFSGDFSYDANTVNDTKVKVTINTTSVDSNHAERDKHLRGSDFLNTGEFPKAEFVSTTVEDKGNGKVVVNGNLTLNGVTKPVAIDATVIGEGKDPWGGYRAGFAGTTEFAMKDFGIKMDLGPASANVSLDLVIEGIKQ comes from the coding sequence ATGAAAAAGCAACTGATTAGCACGGTATTTGGCGCCATCTTGTTGGTACCTGCAATGGCCAATGCTGCTGACTACAAAATTGATACCCAAGGAGCGCATGCGTCAATCCAATTTAAGGTCAATCATTTAGGGTATAGCTTTGTGACAGGCCGCTTTAACGATTTTAGTGGTGACTTTAGCTACGATGCTAATACGGTCAACGATACTAAGGTTAAAGTAACCATTAATACAACCAGTGTTGATTCAAATCATGCAGAGCGTGATAAGCATTTACGTGGAAGTGATTTTTTAAATACGGGTGAATTTCCTAAGGCCGAGTTTGTATCAACGACAGTTGAAGATAAAGGCAATGGGAAAGTGGTCGTAAATGGTAACTTAACGCTAAACGGCGTGACCAAACCTGTGGCAATCGATGCGACAGTCATTGGTGAAGGTAAAGACCCATGGGGTGGTTATCGAGCAGGTTTTGCAGGTACGACAGAATTTGCAATGAAAGATTTTGGGATAAAAATGGACCTAGGCCCAGCTTCAGCAAATGTGAGCTTAGATCTCGTTATTGAAGGGATTAAACAATAA
- a CDS encoding sugar-binding protein: MEWFNKHVSFITRLTFTQKHITQAAISLLVLPAFFSSYSVQATTEDRFTEYVHQPIMVNYANEKINIDGVPNDADWQHANWHPIDNMIIGAAIDKNDFSGRYKLLWREDTLYLLTEVIDDVLFDQTADPTVLYWDDDTVEVFLDEDASGGEHQFSHNAFAYHVALDRQVADFSTQKQAMTFNEHITTVWSRDEANPQKVYWEMAIKVFPDNYNDSLTAFDDHQVSPVTLSGNKKLGFMLAYCDNDGSKTRENFIGSHPIKAVNGDMNRGYKDANVFGHIILTNKQN, from the coding sequence ATGGAATGGTTCAACAAACATGTCTCCTTCATAACAAGACTGACATTCACCCAAAAGCATATTACACAAGCAGCGATATCACTGCTCGTACTCCCAGCGTTTTTTTCATCGTACAGTGTGCAAGCCACTACTGAAGACAGGTTCACTGAGTATGTCCATCAACCTATTATGGTCAATTATGCCAATGAAAAAATTAACATTGATGGAGTCCCGAATGACGCGGATTGGCAACATGCAAACTGGCACCCAATCGATAACATGATCATTGGTGCTGCAATAGATAAAAATGATTTTAGTGGTCGCTACAAGTTGCTTTGGCGCGAAGACACGCTCTATCTACTCACTGAAGTCATTGATGATGTGTTATTTGATCAAACCGCGGATCCAACTGTGCTGTATTGGGATGACGATACCGTTGAAGTGTTTTTAGATGAAGATGCCTCGGGTGGTGAACATCAATTTAGCCACAACGCCTTTGCTTATCATGTTGCTTTAGACAGACAAGTTGCCGATTTTTCAACTCAAAAACAAGCAATGACATTTAATGAACATATTACAACTGTTTGGTCTCGCGATGAGGCCAACCCACAAAAAGTGTATTGGGAAATGGCAATTAAGGTATTCCCTGACAATTATAATGATTCATTAACAGCATTTGATGACCATCAAGTATCGCCAGTCACCCTCAGCGGTAATAAAAAACTCGGATTTATGCTGGCTTATTGTGATAACGACGGCAGTAAAACGAGGGAAAACTTTATTGGCTCTCACCCCATCAAAGCCGTGAATGGCGATATGAATCGAGGGTATAAAGATGCCAATGTATTTGGCCATATTATATTAACTAACAAGCAAAATTAG
- a CDS encoding GH36-type glycosyl hydrolase domain-containing protein, producing MITYHQANGAVSLNSPTSMPNACGFLWNKKMMIQMNCRGYAVAQFMQPEPAKYAHGPALEAKTFMQPEHPYFSHHPGRFFYIKDNQSGELFSIPYAPVKQATDSFEFIVEKEKISWHITHLDIVCELSLTLTTTDCAELWQLNITNNSGRSRDLSIYSYFPVGYMSWMNQSAHFDTELNAILCESVTPYQKIEQYFAHQDFKDTTVLMSDIAPTSYETRQAAFEGEGGLNNPDAIINRALASKPAHYQTPVAVMHFDLPLQTEQHFQANFVFAPVKDKLEAKQLQQHYLGSPEKREKINKQYQEYIAQADQQLSISSPNKEFDNFINHWLPRQVFYHGDVNRLSTDPQTRNYLQDAMGMVYLKPDETKAAFVKALSQQNSSGKMPDGILLNPESELKYINQIPHTDHCVWLVICITAYLDETADYEFLHQPIPFADDIAPKTVFEHIELALTFLWSQRDQRGLNYINQGDWCDPMNMVGYQGKGVSSWLSLASAYAMRLWSNVAKSTGKASLAESLLQQASTINQVVNQHCWDGEWFARGITDAGNCFGVSQNQEGRIYLNPQSFAMLSGAIDNNQWQKMKLQIKQQLQTPFGMMMLAPSYTHMNEEVGRLTQKFPGTGENGSVYNHAGAFYIFALFERGETEAAFELLHTMICAESEANALSRGQLPVFIPNYFRGAYFQFPEDAGKSSQLFNTGTVAWIYRIVIEQLVGLKGTSKGIKIKPQLPKSWPELHVCRRFRQAQITMQVSHTTTVTTQQVWVDDVPLESDANGEFNFDVLPKQTYRLKVLLPIS from the coding sequence GTGATCACTTACCATCAGGCAAACGGTGCAGTCAGCCTAAACAGCCCAACAAGTATGCCAAATGCTTGTGGCTTTTTATGGAATAAAAAAATGATGATTCAAATGAATTGTCGTGGCTATGCCGTTGCCCAATTTATGCAACCCGAGCCTGCAAAATATGCTCATGGCCCTGCTCTTGAAGCTAAAACTTTTATGCAGCCTGAGCATCCATATTTTAGCCATCATCCAGGAAGATTCTTTTATATAAAAGATAATCAATCTGGTGAGTTGTTTTCTATTCCTTATGCCCCCGTCAAGCAAGCTACTGACTCTTTTGAGTTTATTGTCGAAAAAGAAAAAATCAGCTGGCACATCACTCACCTTGATATCGTTTGTGAGTTATCACTTACATTAACTACTACTGATTGCGCTGAACTTTGGCAACTTAATATCACAAACAATAGTGGTCGCTCACGTGACTTGAGTATCTACAGTTACTTCCCAGTGGGTTATATGTCATGGATGAACCAATCTGCACATTTTGATACAGAGTTAAATGCCATTTTGTGTGAGTCAGTAACACCGTATCAAAAAATAGAACAATACTTTGCACATCAAGATTTTAAAGACACAACGGTATTAATGAGTGATATTGCCCCGACAAGTTACGAAACTCGCCAAGCAGCATTTGAAGGTGAAGGAGGGCTCAATAATCCTGATGCTATCATCAATCGAGCATTAGCATCTAAACCTGCTCATTACCAAACACCGGTTGCTGTGATGCATTTTGATTTACCTTTGCAAACGGAGCAGCACTTTCAAGCCAACTTTGTTTTTGCCCCTGTAAAAGATAAGCTTGAAGCCAAGCAATTACAGCAACACTATTTGGGATCTCCTGAGAAACGAGAAAAAATTAACAAACAATACCAAGAGTACATCGCTCAAGCTGACCAACAACTGAGTATAAGTAGCCCTAATAAGGAATTTGATAACTTTATTAATCACTGGTTACCAAGGCAAGTTTTTTACCATGGTGATGTCAATCGGTTAAGTACAGATCCACAAACAAGAAACTACCTTCAAGATGCAATGGGAATGGTTTACCTCAAGCCTGATGAAACAAAAGCCGCATTCGTTAAGGCGTTATCGCAGCAAAATAGTAGCGGTAAAATGCCTGATGGTATTTTATTAAACCCAGAATCTGAACTTAAATATATCAACCAAATCCCACATACGGATCATTGTGTCTGGTTAGTTATTTGTATTACCGCATATCTTGACGAAACAGCAGATTATGAATTCTTACACCAGCCTATTCCGTTTGCAGATGACATAGCGCCTAAAACAGTTTTCGAGCATATTGAATTGGCATTGACATTTTTATGGTCTCAACGAGATCAACGTGGTCTGAATTACATCAATCAAGGTGATTGGTGCGATCCGATGAATATGGTGGGATATCAAGGTAAAGGCGTATCGAGCTGGTTAAGCTTAGCCAGTGCTTACGCCATGAGGTTATGGTCTAACGTTGCTAAATCAACAGGTAAAGCTAGCCTTGCCGAATCATTATTACAGCAAGCGAGTACAATAAACCAAGTTGTGAATCAGCATTGCTGGGACGGTGAATGGTTTGCTAGAGGCATTACCGATGCTGGAAACTGTTTCGGTGTGAGTCAAAATCAAGAAGGCAGGATTTATCTCAACCCGCAAAGTTTTGCAATGCTATCTGGTGCTATCGATAACAACCAATGGCAGAAAATGAAGTTGCAGATAAAACAACAACTCCAAACGCCGTTTGGCATGATGATGCTTGCGCCTAGCTACACCCATATGAATGAAGAAGTTGGTCGCTTAACCCAGAAATTTCCTGGTACTGGTGAAAACGGTTCAGTTTACAACCATGCTGGTGCTTTCTATATTTTCGCCCTATTTGAGCGAGGTGAAACCGAAGCTGCATTTGAATTACTGCATACAATGATTTGTGCAGAATCAGAAGCAAATGCCCTCTCTCGTGGGCAACTACCCGTCTTTATCCCTAATTACTTTCGTGGAGCGTATTTTCAGTTCCCTGAAGATGCTGGTAAATCGAGTCAATTATTTAATACTGGTACCGTTGCATGGATCTATCGCATTGTTATTGAGCAACTCGTTGGCCTTAAAGGCACTTCAAAGGGGATAAAGATAAAGCCTCAGTTACCTAAATCATGGCCAGAGCTACATGTCTGTCGACGATTCAGACAAGCCCAAATAACGATGCAGGTAAGTCACACAACCACTGTTACTACACAACAAGTTTGGGTTGATGATGTGCCACTAGAAAGCGATGCCAATGGCGAGTTTAATTTTGATGTTTTACCTAAGCAAACATACCGGTTAAAAGTATTACTGCCTATAAGCTAG
- a CDS encoding MFS transporter — protein sequence MAQNIEQTNTVSEKLSLKEKIGYALGDVASNFYWRVFDVFLFIFYTDVFGISAAAVGTMMLVTRLIDAFSDPLMGALADRTSTRFGKFRPYLLLGIIPIAAAGILTFTVPDLGDDGKIIWAYGTYIFMMLAYTFINVPYGALLGVVTADSQERTTLTSFRFIGAFSGGTLVAYLTPELVTLLGNGDQALGWQLTMGCYGLISAVLFTLTFFATKERISPPVNQQTSIKQDLIDLSNNKPWLILFSLALIIMFTITLRASTGTFYFKYYVGREDLIGTFTAVYMISLAIGAASTPILSRYFDKRSLLIGLMSLVAVFSAGFYLIPPNNITLMFIMQALIGFCLGPKSPLVFSMYADTADYSQYKNGRRATAMIFSAAAFSQKLGGAFAGAMIGWLLSSMGYVANQQQSPDSLMGILLLNTLIPAIFALLAVWVVKHYSLNEAKMAEISQQLYANENASNQNKPKAKTSQPNLHTQTTAQE from the coding sequence ATGGCTCAAAATATCGAACAGACTAATACCGTCTCTGAAAAATTATCGCTAAAAGAAAAAATTGGATACGCCCTTGGGGATGTGGCATCTAACTTTTATTGGCGTGTATTTGATGTATTCCTCTTTATTTTTTATACCGATGTATTTGGTATTTCAGCTGCTGCAGTCGGCACTATGATGTTGGTTACTCGCCTTATTGATGCTTTCTCAGATCCGTTGATGGGAGCATTAGCCGATAGAACTTCCACTCGCTTTGGTAAGTTTAGGCCCTATTTATTACTGGGCATTATCCCTATCGCCGCGGCAGGTATACTCACTTTTACCGTTCCAGATCTAGGCGATGATGGCAAGATTATATGGGCGTATGGCACATATATTTTCATGATGTTGGCATACACGTTTATTAATGTGCCTTATGGCGCCCTTTTAGGTGTAGTCACCGCAGACAGTCAAGAACGTACTACCTTGACCAGTTTTCGATTCATCGGTGCTTTTTCTGGTGGCACACTCGTCGCTTACCTGACTCCTGAGCTTGTGACCTTGCTAGGTAACGGAGACCAAGCCCTAGGCTGGCAGCTGACAATGGGGTGTTATGGCTTAATCTCTGCTGTTTTGTTTACGCTCACTTTTTTCGCGACCAAAGAACGAATTTCACCACCCGTTAATCAGCAAACCAGTATCAAACAAGACCTGATTGATCTATCGAATAATAAACCTTGGTTAATATTATTCTCACTAGCACTGATTATTATGTTCACCATCACTTTGCGCGCCAGCACCGGGACATTTTATTTTAAATATTACGTCGGTCGAGAAGACTTAATTGGAACATTCACGGCTGTATATATGATTTCATTAGCGATTGGGGCAGCATCTACACCAATACTCAGCCGCTATTTTGATAAACGCAGTTTATTGATTGGTTTGATGAGTTTAGTTGCTGTCTTTTCGGCAGGTTTTTACCTGATTCCACCCAACAACATTACTCTAATGTTTATCATGCAAGCCTTAATTGGTTTCTGTCTTGGCCCCAAATCACCGCTGGTGTTTTCCATGTATGCAGATACTGCAGATTACTCTCAATATAAAAATGGACGCCGAGCAACAGCAATGATTTTCTCTGCCGCTGCTTTTTCGCAAAAATTGGGGGGAGCATTTGCAGGCGCCATGATTGGTTGGCTCTTATCTTCAATGGGCTATGTGGCCAATCAGCAGCAATCACCAGACTCTCTGATGGGAATTTTACTACTGAACACATTAATTCCAGCCATATTTGCATTATTAGCGGTTTGGGTTGTTAAACATTACAGCTTAAACGAAGCCAAAATGGCTGAGATTTCTCAGCAATTATATGCAAATGAAAACGCCAGTAATCAAAATAAGCCTAAGGCAAAAACAAGCCAGCCAAACCTTCATACTCAAACAACAGCTCAGGAATAA
- a CDS encoding aryl-sulfate sulfotransferase: protein MFKPLVHSILALSLCLSAPNLAADPLGMKPIPVPDAPLGYLVHNPYENAPLTALVTLNGHKISNVEVTVHAKDDTGVAINYQVDDMRVMNEGGVPIFGLYPALMNHFTVKWTENGQQHSHDYQMLTPDIDMGFSESQWAKAPIVEVEHVDADFKDRLYFVNWTNPDGKTGQLAHNNPDAPGAFSWDGKPGFFIIDTAGDIRWYLNPYTTHDSKSFENAGYAMGMNITADGNMVWVQGQGWKKMSLMGRMISEHSLPGNFIDASHEGIEASNGNIFIRAAAKDYRRPDGMLVNTIRDQIIEVDNTGKLIDYWDLNSILDPMRDDALLSLDAGAVCLNINASQAGHQTTLEDLKNAPYGDIHGVETGRNWIHVNSIDYDSSDDSIIISSRHQSAVIKIGRDKQVKWILSPAKGWSEKFASKLLTPVDEQGNNLNCNEKGLCRGTNFDFSYTSHTAYLVPEKGTLTVFDNGDGRHLGQPMFATEKYSRSVEYKIDEQNLTVQQVWEYGKDELGYDGYSPVTSIVKYQQDKDSMMSYFASAGLFGLGGGYGNLKMDDTTGKVQSILVEHRYGETKPAVRINIGSHDLFATGYRAQVIKVQDMLK from the coding sequence TTCCGGTACCGGATGCGCCTTTAGGTTATCTCGTGCATAACCCATATGAAAATGCACCGTTAACAGCATTAGTGACGCTTAACGGTCATAAGATCTCCAATGTGGAAGTGACAGTTCATGCTAAGGATGACACGGGAGTTGCGATTAACTATCAAGTCGATGACATGCGCGTCATGAATGAAGGCGGTGTGCCCATTTTTGGTTTATACCCTGCGCTAATGAATCACTTTACCGTGAAATGGACCGAAAATGGCCAACAACATAGTCATGATTACCAAATGCTTACCCCTGATATTGATATGGGCTTTTCCGAGAGCCAATGGGCCAAAGCCCCTATCGTTGAAGTTGAACATGTCGATGCAGATTTTAAAGACCGCTTATATTTTGTAAATTGGACCAACCCTGACGGTAAAACAGGTCAATTAGCGCACAATAATCCCGACGCACCAGGTGCTTTTTCTTGGGACGGTAAACCAGGCTTTTTTATTATTGATACCGCGGGCGATATTCGCTGGTATTTAAACCCGTATACCACTCATGACTCAAAGAGTTTTGAAAATGCAGGTTACGCCATGGGAATGAACATAACCGCCGATGGCAATATGGTTTGGGTACAAGGTCAAGGCTGGAAGAAAATGTCCTTAATGGGCAGAATGATATCTGAGCATAGCCTACCAGGTAACTTTATTGATGCATCCCATGAAGGTATTGAAGCTAGCAACGGCAATATCTTTATCAGAGCCGCCGCCAAAGATTATCGTCGTCCTGATGGCATGCTAGTTAACACGATTAGAGATCAAATCATCGAGGTCGATAATACCGGAAAACTAATTGATTACTGGGATCTAAACAGTATTTTAGATCCTATGCGAGATGATGCTTTATTATCATTAGATGCTGGCGCAGTGTGTTTAAACATCAATGCAAGTCAAGCGGGACACCAAACTACACTAGAAGATTTAAAAAATGCCCCCTACGGTGATATCCACGGCGTTGAAACGGGTCGAAATTGGATTCATGTCAATTCTATCGACTACGATAGCAGTGACGACAGCATTATTATCAGTTCTCGTCATCAATCCGCTGTCATAAAGATAGGCAGAGATAAGCAAGTTAAATGGATATTAAGTCCAGCTAAAGGCTGGTCTGAAAAGTTTGCCAGTAAACTGCTTACTCCTGTGGATGAACAAGGTAATAATCTTAACTGTAACGAAAAAGGTTTATGTCGCGGCACTAATTTTGACTTCTCTTATACCTCACATACTGCTTATTTAGTACCAGAAAAAGGCACACTAACGGTATTTGATAATGGTGATGGACGTCATCTTGGCCAGCCTATGTTTGCCACTGAAAAATACTCTCGCTCAGTTGAATACAAAATTGATGAACAGAATCTCACGGTTCAACAAGTATGGGAATACGGTAAAGATGAGTTAGGCTACGATGGCTACTCACCAGTGACCTCAATCGTAAAATACCAACAAGATAAAGACAGCATGATGAGCTACTTTGCATCTGCAGGGTTATTTGGTCTAGGTGGCGGTTATGGCAACCTTAAAATGGATGACACCACAGGTAAAGTTCAGTCGATATTAGTAGAGCATCGTTACGGTGAGACGAAACCTGCCGTCAGAATCAATATTGGCAGTCATGATTTATTTGCTACGGGCTATCGTGCACAAGTCATTAAAGTACAAGACATGCTTAAATAA